GGGGCTCCGGAAGAAAGATCCCTATGCTCAACTCTGCAGACCCCGCTGCCACCATTGGGTTAGCCCGAGCCCTACTTTCACAAATTCTGCGCACTGCATTCCAATTATGACTTCATTTGGAGAAAATCTTCTGAGacaacaaaacagcaataaaaatataataagaactGAAAATCAGTAATTTAAGGGGAAGGGTAGAGGAAGCAGGATTAGCAGGGTGCCTACGTGGACCTCCCTCTGTACAGGCAGAAATGCCAAGATGATAATGTCCCCAATGCCCTCAtatgtaattcaaaataaaattaacattaagctttaaaacacaaaacttatATATATGCTACAATAACAAATCATTTATTTCTCTAATCTCCAGAGTCTGGGCAGGTCCCCGTTCATGCTAGCTATACCTTTTTCCCCCATGTACCTCTCATTTTCTGGGGACACTAGCACATGCTCATCTTCTTGGCGAgtctcctttctgctctctgtAGCAGCCCAGACCCTGCCACTTCCTTTTCAGGAAAGAGGAAACTGAAAGTGTGAGGAAGGGGTGTCACTTGTTGAAGGTCTCATGACAAATAATGAATGAGGCTGTCATTAAAACGCAGCTCTTCCAAGCCCAAATTCCAGTCCATTGCTCCCGGCTTCAATTTCCTTAGAAATAATATGTTCAAAAGAACGACTTCAAGATAGGAaccgggctggagagacggctcagaggttacgaGTGCAGACTGCTTTGGCAGAGGACCCAACTtctattcccagcccccacatggtggctcacagccgtcTATAACCACAGTTCttgggagccctcttctggcttcacagGCTCTACACTCACAGGGGGCACAAATCTAcctgcagacaaaatactcatatacataaaataaaaatgaataaatcttttttatttactatttaataaaataatacaaaataggaTCCAGAAGCTACTTACTTGCACATTCATCCATGCCTAGCCGATAATACATGCTCAGTAAATACGTCCCTTCcgtctcttctttcttcctgacGGGGCACTGAGCCCTGTCCTCGATGGGCGATGCCCTGTGAGAACAACAGTAAGGCTACCACGTGTGAGTCTCTTCCGCCCTGCCTGGGAAGAGAGCTTTCCATCAGACCCCTCCCCATCCTCTTTTGCAGGTGGGATCATTTCCCGGAGGCAGACCAGCCAGGAGGTGTTGAATGCGAATTCAGCCCCGGGCTAGAAAGCACTGACCAAAGCCTGCAGGATGGACTTTGTCATGAAGCAAGCCCTTGGAGGTGAGCCCCGCCACCCTCCTCCATGCACCCCGGACCCGGGAGAAAGGGGACCTCAAACCACCTGCCTTCTCTCCCCAACTGACCACACCCTCTCCTTCCCCTGATCACCTCACATCCCTGCAGGGGCCACCAAGGACATGGGGAAGATgctggggggagaggaggagaaggaccCTGACGcgcagaagaaggaggaagaacgACAGGAGGCCCTACggcagcaggaggaagagcgcAAGGCCAAACATGCCCGCATGGAAGCCGAGCGTGAGAAGGTCCGGCAGCAGATCCGAGACAAGGTCAGCATCCCCTGAAAGCCCCACCTCCCCTGACTCCCAGCTCTCATCTTAGACCCAGTTCTCTCTGAGCATCACTCTCGTCAGGAAAATGCTTGTCTTTGAAACATGCCCTCAAGGATTGTGCGGTAACTATATGAGCACACAGGAGACGCAACAGGCCCAACATGCCTGCCAGAGCTCCTGGGACCAAATAAAAGTGGAATTCAGAATCTGTACATATTAGAGAAACTTTCCATGATGCCCTGACCACCAGGTATGGAGCGCTTGTCTGATAGCACCATGCTGCAAAGTAACACTGTAAGGAGCCTGCAATCAGCCAGCTGTGCCGCAAAATAGAACGTGTCAGAAGATAGAAAGACCAACTCGGGATTTCAAAAGGACAAAGGGGTATTAACAAGAAgtgttaattttaaaagaaactgggGTACggtcttttttatgttttgatttggtttttggagGCAGAGTTTCTCCTGTGTAAcggtcctggatgtcctggaactcactctgtaggccaggctggccttgaactcacagagatctgcctgcctctgcctcccgagtgctggaactaaaggcgtgcgccaccaccaccaggctagaATATAATCTTTTATGTTAGTCATCTACTAAGAACTGGGTTCGGTTCTCCGGGGAAAGCAGCTTTTCCTGGAGAGTTAGATGAGACCCATCCCCCAAGTCTGAATGAGTGAGAAAGCCAAGCTCTCCTTCCTATGACTCAACTCCaccctgtctgtctcttcccCAGTATGggctgaagaagaaagaagagaaggaggccGAGGAGAAGGCAGCCCTGGAACAGCCCTGTGAGGGGAGCCTGACCCGACCCAAGAAAGCCATCCCCGCTGGATgtggggatgaggaggaggaggaggaggagagcatcCTGGACACAGTGCTCAAATACCTGCCCGGGCCGCTGCAGGACATGTTCAAGAAGTAAccgctccccccaccccccacccccgccctccACGCCCACCTTAGGacgtttttgttggtggtggtctttcttttctttttattcggTTAAGTATCAACTCCAAAGGGGAAAAACCTCAGTTGGCCTCTGCCCCCTTTCCCTAGCCAGGGGCACCTCCCCTCTGCACTCCTTTTACACTCCCTTCATGCCAGGGTTTCTAGTCCTGTTTCACTCCCAAATCGCTTTAAAAAGGAAGACAGCTCTACTCCAGAAGGGAACATTGAACCAAAGGCACTGGGTGCCCCTCCAGAAGCCCAAGGTCTGTGTTAGTGTGGTTGCTCCCCCCATACATTCCTCCATGCTCCCCACTGCCAGGAGGACCACTGTCCCCAGCCAGCCAAAGTAATGACACATTCCAGCCCTGCCCAGCATGCTGACCTTTGCCCTCTGAATCCCCAGTGGGAGTCCAGGTCAGGGCAGAGGCACTGAGTGGCCTGGCTCTGAAGAAGGCTGTTCCCAGTGAGCCTGCCCTGAGAGAACCTAGCCCTGAGAGCCTGTAGCTGGGTCTGGCCAGGTTAGAGTCTGGGCAAGAGGCTTGGGctgtcctcttccctcttcctggtGACACTTACCCAGGAGCACACCCCTCCCCAACCCCTACCTAAAGCAGCACGGCCCCTGCCAAGCTGCTCCCTCCAAATGGATCCTCTTTGGACTTTAGCACATCTATGGAGGAGCCTAGGGCAAGGCAACCCTTATTCTCCCTCATCTGACTTAGGCCCTGGGACCCCACTGCCAGGCTAGGCCCCAGTTTGCCCAGCCAAGGGGCTGCCCAGGCCCCCAGAAAACACTTGGAGCCATCGGGCAGTGATGGTCTGTGCCATAGGACCCGTCATTGGTACAGCCAAACTGCCCCCATTCCTAGCCacccttctcccttccatgtCCTGTCCGTGTGCTTCCAAACCCCTGTGGTCCCCAGGGGGACCCTTCTTGGTCAAAGCCCCAAGCAGCTGGGGAAAAGCCAAGTCCCACCTGACATTCATCCTACTGGCCAAGAATCAGCTCTCCTTTGGGGTGTATAGGGCTGCCATCTGTCCTCACACCCTGCCTTGTTGAGACTGCCTGCTGTGTGACGTGTGGAGATGGAgcagggatggaggaggaggggcaaAAGAGGGATGAATGtgtgagttcacacacacacacacacacacacacacacacacacaccagataacATACGGCAAACCCCATCATGCATCTCTGTACGGTTAGAGTGTGGCGTCTTgagattgcatgtgtgtgttagtcaTCGTACCTCCTTGTTAGGGGTTGTTTATATGATGTacaatgtgtatatgtgtttgtgggcTGTGATGTGCCTGAGTTTCAATTATGTTCTCAGTGTGTGCCAGCCATCTCATGTGTTTAAAGATTGCATGTGTTAGcctgtatatgcatgtattttcaGAATGGCATGTGTGTCAAGAGTGACAGTTCCGTGTTAGATGCAGAAATGTGTGTTTGAGAGAACTGTCAGGTGGGCCAAGACTGGTGATCGTGTGTGTGGGTCTAAAACAGGCAGTTGTATGCGTGTCtgtgcttgcacagcaagaaccacacagtaAGATGCCCCTCCCAGCCCTGAGACCATTAGTCACAGGTAGCCCATCTGACAGGAGACCTTCCCTTGGCCTAGAGTCCTCCTACCCTTGGGGTTTCCTGCCTGAGGTCCTCAGAATGCTACTGGGACAGACCCAGGCAGTGCCCCAGGAAGCCATGCTGGGCCCCCACCAGGGCCTATCCCAAAAGCA
The DNA window shown above is from Cricetulus griseus strain 17A/GY chromosome 3, alternate assembly CriGri-PICRH-1.0, whole genome shotgun sequence and carries:
- the Cplx2 gene encoding complexin-2 isoform X2, with product MDFVMKQALGGATKDMGKMLGGEEEKDPDAQKKEEERQEALRQQEEERKAKHARMEAEREKVRQQIRDKYGLKKKEEKEAEEKAALEQPCEGSLTRPKKAIPAGCGDEEEEEEESILDTVLKYLPGPLQDMFKK